The following are encoded together in the Candidatus Methylomirabilis oxygeniifera genome:
- the radA gene encoding DNA repair protein (DNA repair protein) (Evidence 2b : Function of strongly homologous gene; Product type e : enzyme) — protein sequence MAKSPTHYLCQSCGYQTVRWMGRCPDCGEWASLLEERATNDRDRGRRVVTSSASHCATPITAVDSGALNRVSTGLAELDRVLGGGIVPGSFVLLSGDPGIGKSTLLLQASMQVAQKDGVVLYVSGEESLQQTRSRASRLGPLSDRLLLLAETSLQMILEQTDRIRPTILVIDSIQTITSDDLESPPGSFSQVREAAVGLMALAKEKGISTVIIGHITKEGAIAGPKAMEHLVDAVVFMEGEGHQIHRLLRTVKNRFGPTPEVGVFEMTASGLQELANPSEVFLAQRPSGAPGSVVIPTLEGSRPLLVELQALVAAPSAPISRRVFNGVESNRGMLLLAVLEKRLGLPLSACDVYVNVVGGIRVGETAVDLGMAAAVLSSARNLPLDPGLCVFGEIGLAGEIRAVPMAERRIEEAARLGLSCCLMPRHNLDRGRPDFPSLRVSGLRTLEELTERLKIPQQ from the coding sequence ATGGCCAAGAGTCCGACCCACTACCTCTGCCAGAGCTGCGGCTATCAGACGGTTCGCTGGATGGGTCGCTGCCCGGATTGCGGAGAGTGGGCAAGCCTGTTGGAGGAGCGCGCCACGAATGACCGCGATCGCGGTCGTCGTGTCGTCACATCCTCGGCTTCGCACTGTGCAACACCGATCACCGCCGTCGATAGCGGCGCACTCAACCGGGTGAGCACCGGCCTGGCGGAGCTGGATCGGGTGCTGGGGGGCGGGATCGTCCCCGGCTCGTTTGTGCTCTTGAGCGGTGATCCGGGCATCGGTAAGTCAACCCTGCTCCTTCAGGCGTCAATGCAGGTCGCGCAGAAGGACGGGGTCGTGCTGTATGTCTCCGGCGAGGAATCGCTTCAGCAGACTCGATCCAGGGCAAGCAGACTGGGTCCGCTTTCCGATCGTCTTCTCCTGCTCGCCGAGACCTCCCTCCAGATGATTCTTGAACAGACCGACCGGATTCGACCAACCATCCTGGTGATCGATTCTATCCAAACCATTACGTCAGACGATCTGGAGTCCCCCCCTGGCAGTTTCAGCCAGGTGCGCGAAGCGGCCGTTGGACTGATGGCGCTTGCGAAGGAGAAGGGGATCAGTACCGTGATCATCGGCCATATCACCAAGGAAGGGGCCATCGCAGGCCCGAAGGCGATGGAACACCTGGTCGACGCTGTTGTATTTATGGAAGGGGAGGGGCATCAGATTCATCGCCTGCTCCGAACTGTCAAGAATCGTTTTGGCCCTACCCCTGAGGTCGGTGTATTCGAGATGACGGCGTCCGGCCTGCAAGAACTCGCAAATCCGTCGGAGGTGTTTCTCGCTCAACGCCCATCCGGGGCGCCGGGCTCAGTTGTGATTCCAACTCTGGAGGGAAGCCGACCGCTGCTTGTGGAACTGCAAGCGTTGGTGGCTGCGCCAAGCGCTCCAATCTCCAGACGGGTGTTCAATGGAGTGGAGAGCAACCGGGGCATGCTGCTGCTCGCTGTACTGGAAAAGCGGCTCGGCTTGCCGCTCAGCGCGTGCGATGTGTACGTCAATGTTGTGGGGGGCATCAGGGTGGGGGAGACCGCTGTCGATCTCGGCATGGCCGCCGCAGTTCTCTCAAGCGCTCGCAACCTTCCGCTCGATCCCGGACTGTGCGTATTCGGAGAAATCGGTCTGGCAGGTGAGATACGAGCAGTGCCGATGGCGGAGCGACGGATCGAGGAGGCCGCCCGCCTGGGGTTGTCCTGTTGCCTGATGCCTCGACACAACCTGGATCGAGGCCGGCCGGACTTTCCCTCGTTAAGGGTGAGCGGGCTGCGTACGCTTGAGGAGCTGACGGAGAGGCTGAAGATCCCGCAGCAGTAG
- a CDS encoding protein of unknown function (Evidence 5 : No homology to any previously reported sequences) yields MKQVTLTSPSKVNLFLEVLGRRDDGYHEICSIAALTELCDTIALERRTSGITIWSQDPKVPTGSDNLCYRAADLLLRHSGVHGGVSIRIEKHIPIAGGMGGGSSNAATTLWGLNLLYDLGWPREELIDLGAELGSDVPFFLSGGCLYKGSRRAGGRAGGADTAVARDRQSRDRDRYGFGLSSLEIAVDIREGRVYNAGFG; encoded by the coding sequence ATGAAGCAGGTCACGCTGACTTCTCCCTCCAAGGTGAACCTCTTTCTGGAGGTTCTTGGACGCCGCGACGATGGATACCATGAAATCTGCTCCATTGCGGCGCTGACCGAACTGTGCGATACCATCGCCTTGGAACGGCGTACGAGCGGAATCACCATCTGGTCACAAGATCCCAAGGTTCCGACCGGGTCCGATAATTTGTGCTACCGGGCGGCCGATCTGTTGCTGCGACACAGCGGCGTACACGGCGGCGTGAGCATCCGGATCGAGAAACATATCCCTATTGCCGGAGGGATGGGAGGAGGATCGAGCAATGCGGCGACGACCTTATGGGGGCTGAATCTGTTGTACGATCTCGGGTGGCCTCGCGAGGAGCTGATAGACCTCGGGGCTGAGTTGGGTTCGGATGTCCCCTTTTTTTTGTCGGGGGGCTGCCTTTATAAGGGGTCGCGGAGAGCGGGTGGAAGAGCTGGCGGCGCTGACACCGCGGTGGCTCGTGATCGCCAATCCCGGGATAGAGATCGCTACGGCTTCGGTCTATCGTCGCTTGAGATTGCCGTTGACATCCGAGAAGGCCGGGTTTACAATGCGGGGTTTGGTTGA
- a CDS encoding 30S ribosomal protein S6 (modular protein) (Evidence 2b : Function of strongly homologous gene; Product type e : enzyme), which translates to MGHYEVIIILDPALTEESIDTEIGGVREVVTKKGGQMLEIQKWGKKRLAYEVKKRREGQYVLMKVDGPGGVVADLDRHFRITEVILKGAVVRAEEPRRGRFKAKSHATLEGSAVTTTQEMEDGELQ; encoded by the coding sequence GTGGGTCACTATGAGGTCATTATTATTTTGGATCCGGCCCTTACGGAGGAGAGTATTGATACGGAGATCGGCGGAGTTCGCGAGGTTGTGACCAAGAAGGGCGGACAGATGCTGGAGATCCAGAAGTGGGGAAAAAAGCGACTGGCCTACGAGGTAAAAAAGCGACGGGAAGGTCAGTATGTTCTCATGAAGGTGGACGGCCCTGGCGGAGTTGTGGCCGATCTCGATCGGCATTTTCGGATCACTGAGGTCATCCTGAAAGGGGCGGTTGTCAGGGCTGAGGAGCCCAGGAGAGGACGATTTAAAGCGAAGTCGCACGCCACACTCGAGGGTAGTGCCGTCACCACTACCCAGGAGATGGAAGATGGTGAGCTTCAATAA
- a CDS encoding CarD-like transcriptional regulator, which yields MMYRTGTKVVYPTHGVGWIEAIENKEVGGGPQAFYVVRIIGNGMTILVPTKNAKRVGLREVIEASEIPKILAILKKNDLEISSNWNRRFKDNLERIRTGSLFEVALVLRKLVLLQKERSLSFGEKTMLENVRRLIVSEISHASGIDQERAKVLVEQAVGHYR from the coding sequence ATGATGTATCGCACAGGGACAAAAGTAGTCTACCCTACTCATGGAGTTGGGTGGATTGAGGCGATTGAAAATAAAGAGGTTGGCGGCGGACCTCAGGCTTTCTACGTGGTGCGCATCATCGGGAACGGAATGACTATTCTTGTTCCCACAAAGAACGCCAAACGAGTCGGTCTTCGAGAGGTCATTGAAGCGTCGGAGATCCCGAAGATTCTTGCCATTCTGAAGAAGAATGACCTGGAAATCAGTTCGAATTGGAACCGCAGGTTTAAGGATAACTTAGAGCGGATCAGGACAGGATCGCTCTTTGAGGTGGCGCTGGTCCTGCGAAAGTTGGTTCTGCTCCAGAAGGAGCGGAGCCTGTCGTTTGGTGAGAAGACGATGCTGGAGAATGTCCGAAGGTTGATTGTCAGCGAGATTTCGCATGCCTCCGGGATTGACCAGGAGAGAGCGAAGGTGCTCGTTGAACAGGCAGTAGGTCATTACAGATGA
- a CDS encoding protein of unknown function (Evidence 5 : No homology to any previously reported sequences), giving the protein MNGTCKECWMHATYYIQVVSLHM; this is encoded by the coding sequence GTGAATGGAACGTGTAAAGAGTGTTGGATGCACGCTACCTACTATATTCAAGTAGTATCACTGCATATGTGA
- a CDS encoding conserved membrane protein of unknown function (Evidence 4 : Homologs of previously reported genes of unknown function), with protein sequence MKERSVGRFVQGAALCLASLMLALVGGMIPVAGSFFSLLTPLPLILLSLRGGRVVALLGVCAVGIGVAGLLGFGHAWFFYIQFGLPAMVLAEAIRRQWAPEISVAVGSLTVVAGALVGLFILAWGAGGSMLDFLTHRLDIAVRDAMELYARMGVSPDEVGPLAGSGEEIRRLLLTTAPGLFMAAALLSTSVNFFLAKRGSTPVTVSGGLTPVFTWRVPDWLVWVFIGSVVLLLSGLPIAREIGFNGLLVMMTVYFLQGLAIATFWIRRLRLSPFVGFLGVALLFLQPLLLLLVTLVGLFDIWVVFRRHSLPRPPDA encoded by the coding sequence ATGAAAGAGCGATCAGTCGGGAGGTTTGTGCAAGGCGCCGCCCTTTGTCTCGCGTCTCTCATGCTCGCGCTGGTCGGCGGAATGATCCCTGTTGCCGGGAGCTTTTTCAGTCTACTGACCCCCCTGCCGCTTATTCTCCTGTCCTTGAGAGGTGGTCGAGTTGTTGCCCTGCTTGGAGTATGTGCTGTAGGGATCGGTGTCGCCGGCCTCTTGGGTTTCGGACATGCCTGGTTCTTCTATATTCAATTCGGCCTGCCTGCGATGGTGCTGGCGGAGGCTATCCGCCGCCAGTGGGCCCCTGAGATATCGGTCGCCGTAGGAAGTCTGACCGTCGTTGCAGGCGCTTTGGTCGGTCTTTTCATCCTGGCTTGGGGCGCGGGCGGATCGATGCTGGATTTCCTGACGCATCGGCTCGACATCGCCGTACGAGACGCGATGGAGCTGTACGCCAGGATGGGCGTGTCTCCGGATGAGGTTGGCCCGCTGGCAGGATCGGGCGAGGAGATACGAAGACTTCTGCTTACAACGGCGCCCGGCCTCTTCATGGCGGCGGCGCTGCTCAGCACCTCAGTCAACTTCTTTCTGGCAAAGAGGGGATCGACCCCTGTCACTGTATCCGGGGGTCTGACTCCGGTATTTACCTGGAGAGTTCCGGACTGGCTGGTGTGGGTGTTCATTGGATCTGTCGTCCTGCTGCTGAGTGGCCTGCCGATTGCGAGAGAGATCGGGTTCAACGGGCTGCTCGTCATGATGACGGTCTATTTTCTGCAGGGTCTGGCGATTGCCACGTTCTGGATTCGCCGGCTGAGACTGTCGCCGTTCGTCGGATTTTTGGGTGTTGCACTGTTGTTTCTTCAGCCCCTGCTGTTGCTCCTCGTCACGTTGGTCGGGCTGTTCGATATCTGGGTCGTTTTTCGCCGGCATTCGCTTCCGAGACCCCCTGACGCGTAG
- a CDS encoding protein of unknown function (Evidence 5 : No homology to any previously reported sequences) — translation MVESGQEEAALSHCFNRLEDVVLEAYPSVANLKQRLLLLGASPVLVSGSGPTVFGIMREAETAKRVASSLVENGIAAVACRTLDRNPLFL, via the coding sequence TTGGTTGAGTCCGGCCAGGAAGAGGCGGCGCTGTCGCACTGTTTCAACCGGTTGGAGGACGTCGTGCTTGAGGCCTATCCGTCGGTCGCCAACCTCAAGCAGCGGCTGTTGCTGTTGGGTGCGAGCCCGGTCTTGGTCAGCGGGAGTGGGCCGACTGTATTTGGGATCATGCGAGAGGCTGAGACGGCCAAGCGGGTTGCGTCAAGTTTGGTCGAGAACGGAATTGCGGCGGTTGCCTGCCGCACACTGGACAGAAACCCCCTCTTCCTGTGA
- a CDS encoding Single-stranded DNA-binding protein 2 (SSB 2) (Helix-destabilizing protein 2) (fragment) gives MILLGNLTRDPELRHTPAGMTVCNFDLAVNRSFTTKGGDRREEVCFITVVVWDKQAQTCAEFLSKGRQALVEGRLQQRSWETPDGQKRSKYEVVAERVQFVGGRKDAAGSESEEEPPRSGGEEEVPF, from the coding sequence GTGATTTTGCTGGGCAACCTGACACGAGACCCGGAACTTCGGCATACGCCGGCCGGTATGACCGTGTGTAACTTCGATCTTGCGGTCAATCGATCTTTTACGACCAAAGGCGGTGACCGGCGAGAAGAGGTCTGTTTCATTACGGTCGTTGTGTGGGATAAGCAAGCGCAGACCTGTGCCGAATTTCTAAGCAAAGGGCGCCAGGCGCTGGTTGAGGGTCGGCTCCAACAACGATCATGGGAAACGCCGGACGGCCAGAAGCGAAGCAAATATGAGGTTGTTGCAGAGCGGGTGCAATTTGTCGGTGGACGAAAGGATGCGGCAGGCTCCGAGTCCGAGGAGGAACCGCCTCGATCCGGCGGTGAGGAGGAGGTGCCATTCTGA
- the rpsR gene encoding 30S ribosomal subunit protein S18 (Evidence 2a : Function of homologous gene experimentally demonstrated in an other organism; Product type s : structure), whose translation MLKKRRSFRRQKVCKWCVDKVETVDFKDAKRLRNFITDRGKIIPRRISGNCAGHQRQLGGAIKRARSIALLPFAADLV comes from the coding sequence ATGCTGAAAAAGCGACGAAGTTTTCGGCGGCAGAAGGTGTGTAAGTGGTGTGTCGATAAGGTTGAGACAGTCGATTTCAAGGACGCGAAGCGGCTTAGAAACTTTATTACTGATCGAGGGAAGATTATTCCGCGGCGGATTTCCGGGAACTGTGCCGGCCATCAGCGGCAGTTGGGCGGAGCCATCAAGAGGGCTCGCAGCATCGCATTGCTTCCCTTCGCCGCCGATCTGGTCTAA
- a CDS encoding putative replicative DNA helicase, dnaB (Evidence 3 : Function proposed based on presence of conserved amino acid motif, structural feature or limited homology; Product type pe : putative enzyme): MPESTLDRRETGGERVPPQNLEAEMSVLGAVLQSSEAFMKCLELLRPEQFYRDAHRKIFAAATGLFGRGEPVDLITITNELRRRGELDEVGSSAFLASLVDAVPTGANVAYHARIVRDKALLRQLIAVATDIVGLGFADQEEADQVLEQAEQQIFELSEDRVRRAFLPLKLILKDTFEQVEKLFDRRTQVTGVPTGFEDLDMKTAGLQPSELVIIAGRPSMGKTSFALNIARNAAIGEQIPVGIFSLEMSKEQVVQRLLSSEAEVDSNRIRTGWLRESDWPKLTNAAGHLSEAPIFIDDSAALSVIELRAKARRLKAEQNIGMVVIDYLQLISGRSRSENRQQEVSEICRSLKAMAKELKVPVVALSQLARRTEERERPQLSDLRESGAIEQDSDVVMFLYRPGYYQARKAGGPDPERDTKTEIIIAKQRNGPTGTVELAFLREYVKFGSLDLVHQDPDEAEEM; this comes from the coding sequence ATGCCGGAATCGACCCTGGATCGGCGTGAGACAGGCGGGGAGCGTGTTCCGCCGCAGAATCTTGAGGCCGAGATGTCGGTCCTCGGGGCGGTTCTGCAAAGCAGCGAGGCGTTCATGAAGTGTCTCGAACTGCTGCGACCGGAGCAGTTTTACCGTGACGCGCACCGCAAGATCTTCGCTGCCGCCACCGGACTGTTCGGACGGGGCGAGCCGGTCGATCTCATCACGATCACCAATGAGCTTCGCCGCCGCGGCGAACTTGACGAGGTGGGCTCCTCGGCGTTCCTCGCCTCACTGGTGGATGCCGTCCCCACGGGTGCGAACGTCGCCTACCATGCGCGGATCGTTCGAGACAAGGCGCTACTGCGTCAGTTGATCGCCGTGGCCACCGATATCGTTGGGCTCGGCTTTGCCGACCAGGAGGAAGCGGACCAGGTTCTTGAACAGGCTGAGCAGCAGATCTTTGAATTGTCGGAAGATCGGGTACGGCGCGCCTTCCTGCCGTTGAAGTTGATTTTGAAGGATACCTTTGAACAGGTGGAGAAGTTGTTTGACCGCAGGACACAGGTCACCGGGGTGCCTACGGGGTTCGAGGATCTCGATATGAAAACGGCAGGCCTCCAGCCGTCGGAGCTGGTCATCATCGCCGGCCGTCCCTCGATGGGTAAGACGAGTTTTGCTCTGAACATCGCGAGAAATGCCGCAATCGGAGAACAGATACCGGTCGGCATCTTCAGCCTGGAGATGTCGAAGGAGCAGGTGGTCCAGCGGTTGCTGTCCTCTGAGGCCGAGGTCGACTCCAATAGGATCAGAACGGGGTGGCTGCGTGAGAGCGATTGGCCGAAGTTGACCAACGCGGCCGGCCATCTCTCAGAGGCGCCCATCTTCATTGATGACTCGGCTGCGCTTTCGGTCATCGAACTTCGGGCGAAGGCGCGGAGACTGAAAGCCGAGCAGAACATCGGGATGGTGGTGATCGACTACCTGCAGCTTATCTCAGGCCGTTCCCGATCCGAGAATCGTCAGCAGGAGGTGTCGGAGATCTGTCGGTCCCTGAAGGCGATGGCGAAGGAGTTAAAGGTTCCGGTTGTCGCGCTGTCGCAACTTGCGCGGCGGACCGAGGAGCGGGAGCGACCGCAGCTATCGGACCTTCGGGAGTCCGGCGCCATTGAGCAGGACTCGGATGTCGTGATGTTTTTGTACCGGCCCGGGTACTATCAGGCCAGGAAGGCCGGGGGCCCGGATCCGGAGCGGGACACCAAGACCGAGATCATCATTGCCAAGCAACGGAACGGCCCGACCGGGACCGTGGAGTTGGCCTTTCTCAGGGAGTACGTTAAGTTCGGCTCACTCGACCTTGTCCATCAAGATCCGGATGAGGCGGAGGAGATGTGA
- the rplI gene encoding 50S ribosomal protein L9, giving the protein MKIVLLEQVEKVGSAGDQVEVADGYARNFLIPTRKAVAATSANIKSLNHLIRQNTEREDRVRHAAETTAGRIAELHCTIARRAGEQDRLFGAVTNQDICAALAAQGLEMDRRMILLQDPIKALGSYSIPIRLHPEVVAELRLTVEREEG; this is encoded by the coding sequence ATGAAAATCGTTCTGTTGGAACAAGTGGAGAAGGTGGGTTCTGCTGGTGATCAGGTTGAAGTGGCGGACGGCTACGCGCGGAATTTTCTGATCCCGACGCGCAAGGCGGTTGCGGCGACCTCCGCCAACATTAAGTCGCTGAATCATCTGATTCGACAGAATACGGAGCGTGAGGACAGGGTTCGTCATGCGGCGGAGACGACGGCCGGCCGGATCGCAGAGCTGCACTGCACGATCGCGCGCCGGGCCGGCGAGCAGGATCGACTCTTCGGTGCCGTCACCAACCAGGACATCTGTGCCGCCCTGGCCGCCCAGGGACTGGAGATGGATCGGCGAATGATTCTCCTGCAGGATCCGATCAAGGCGCTCGGCAGCTACAGCATTCCCATCCGTTTGCACCCTGAGGTCGTTGCCGAACTTCGGCTGACCGTCGAGCGCGAAGAAGGCTGA
- the prs gene encoding Ribose-phosphate pyrophosphokinase (RPPK) (Phosphoribosyl pyrophosphate synthetase) (P-Rib-PP synthetase) (PRPP synthetase) (Evidence 2a : Function of homologous gene experimentally demonstrated in an other organism; PubMedId : 4306285; Product type e : enzyme), translating to MADRLVLFSGNANRALSQEIADYLDVPLGDAEVTRFADDEILVQVFENVRGADVFVIQPTCRPVNENLMELLVIIDALKRASARRITAVMPYYGYGRQDRKVQPRVPITAKLVADLLTAAGVHRVLTMDLHAGQIQGFFTTPVDHLYAAPVLLRFFEERRLGDAVVVSPDAGGVERARAFAKRLGSPLAFIDKRRTGPNEAKVMHIVGDVEGRDVIIVDDMIDTAGTLTQAVPALLEKGAKRIFASCTHPVLSGPAMERINGSALEEVIVTNTIPLPDGNQSKKLTVLSVAPLLGEAISRIHKEESVSCLFV from the coding sequence ATGGCTGATCGGTTGGTCCTTTTTTCCGGGAATGCTAATCGGGCCTTGTCGCAAGAGATTGCGGACTATCTTGACGTCCCCCTTGGTGACGCTGAGGTCACGCGCTTCGCCGACGACGAGATCCTGGTCCAGGTGTTCGAGAATGTCAGGGGCGCCGACGTCTTTGTCATCCAGCCCACCTGCCGGCCTGTCAACGAGAACCTCATGGAGCTGTTGGTGATTATTGATGCCTTAAAGCGGGCGTCGGCCAGGCGGATTACAGCCGTCATGCCGTACTACGGCTACGGGCGGCAGGATCGAAAGGTCCAGCCTCGCGTGCCTATTACCGCGAAACTGGTGGCTGACCTGCTCACGGCGGCTGGGGTGCATCGGGTCTTGACGATGGATCTTCACGCCGGACAGATTCAGGGTTTCTTTACGACCCCGGTCGATCACCTGTATGCCGCTCCGGTTCTCCTGCGGTTTTTCGAGGAGCGCCGGCTGGGGGATGCGGTGGTCGTCTCCCCGGATGCGGGCGGCGTGGAACGAGCCCGCGCATTTGCCAAGCGCCTGGGCAGTCCGCTGGCATTCATCGATAAGCGTCGGACAGGTCCCAATGAGGCGAAGGTGATGCATATTGTCGGAGACGTCGAGGGGCGGGACGTGATCATTGTGGACGATATGATTGATACGGCGGGAACCCTTACGCAGGCGGTTCCGGCCCTCCTTGAAAAGGGAGCTAAGCGAATCTTTGCAAGTTGTACACATCCGGTTCTCTCGGGTCCGGCGATGGAGCGGATCAATGGATCAGCCCTCGAAGAGGTGATCGTCACGAATACGATCCCCCTTCCCGATGGTAACCAGTCAAAAAAGCTGACCGTCCTCTCGGTGGCTCCGCTACTGGGGGAGGCTATCAGCCGCATTCATAAAGAGGAATCCGTCAGTTGCCTTTTTGTCTGA
- the pth gene encoding peptidyl-tRNA hydrolase (Evidence 2a : Function of homologous gene experimentally demonstrated in an other organism; PubMedId : 1833189, 4981785, 8635758; Product type e : enzyme), producing MGLGNPGPEYEVSRHNVGFRVVDTLADRAGVTLTRCRYRSLFVRGSIHGAQVLLIKPLTFMNESGFSVSRWQQALRLDPGRIIVVHDDLDLPPSQLRIRVGGGHGGHRGIRSVIEAIGSSDFLRVKVGIGRPQDGQDAVTHVLGPFEECDGGVLEAAIQRAADAVEAVMQEGFEVAMNRYNVRGARQTRMA from the coding sequence GTGGGCTTGGGCAATCCTGGTCCGGAGTATGAAGTCAGTCGCCACAATGTAGGCTTTCGGGTTGTGGACACGTTGGCTGACCGGGCGGGCGTGACCCTCACGCGTTGCCGATACCGTTCGCTTTTTGTGAGAGGTTCCATTCACGGAGCCCAGGTTCTATTGATCAAACCTTTGACCTTCATGAACGAAAGCGGCTTCAGTGTCTCCAGATGGCAACAGGCGTTACGCCTTGATCCTGGTCGGATTATCGTGGTCCATGACGACCTGGATCTGCCTCCCTCTCAGTTACGAATCAGGGTGGGCGGCGGTCACGGGGGGCACAGGGGTATCCGTTCCGTCATAGAGGCGATAGGCAGCTCCGACTTTCTACGAGTGAAGGTGGGGATCGGACGGCCTCAAGATGGGCAGGATGCGGTCACACACGTGCTGGGGCCTTTTGAGGAATGTGATGGCGGCGTGCTGGAGGCGGCGATACAACGGGCTGCCGATGCGGTGGAGGCGGTGATGCAGGAAGGTTTTGAGGTGGCGATGAACCGGTACAACGTTCGAGGTGCCCGTCAGACTCGCATGGCATAA
- the rplY gene encoding 50S ribosomal protein L25 (General stress protein CTC) encodes MEELRLKGQVRTQVGKGAAKKLRRQRLIPAVVYGGTSGPTAVTINPFEMMKLLGSGAGENVLISLAMDGENEQSRTVILKALQRDPVRGGPLHADFLEVSMQRKIKVQIPVRLVGEAIGVKLKGGLLEQHLREVSVECLPGAIPSHIQVDISHLDLGHGIHVRELTAGGDIKVLEDPARPVVTVLVQRVAAEGAAAVAEEKPTEPEVVGKKEAKEVKEGK; translated from the coding sequence ATGGAAGAATTGAGACTGAAAGGGCAAGTTCGGACGCAGGTCGGCAAGGGGGCCGCAAAAAAGCTTCGGCGGCAGCGGCTGATTCCGGCTGTCGTGTATGGAGGCACATCAGGGCCCACCGCAGTAACGATCAATCCCTTTGAAATGATGAAGCTCCTTGGGTCCGGAGCGGGTGAGAACGTCCTGATCTCTCTCGCCATGGATGGAGAGAATGAGCAATCGAGGACGGTCATCCTGAAAGCGTTACAGCGAGACCCTGTGCGAGGGGGGCCGTTGCACGCCGATTTCCTCGAGGTGTCCATGCAGCGGAAGATCAAGGTTCAGATTCCGGTCAGATTAGTGGGGGAGGCCATCGGCGTCAAGCTCAAGGGCGGCCTTTTGGAACAGCATCTGCGCGAGGTCAGCGTCGAGTGCCTGCCCGGTGCAATTCCCAGCCACATCCAGGTGGATATCAGTCACCTTGATTTGGGTCACGGTATTCACGTCCGTGAGCTTACCGCAGGGGGGGATATTAAGGTGCTTGAGGACCCCGCCAGGCCTGTGGTGACGGTGCTGGTTCAGCGGGTAGCGGCGGAGGGGGCTGCGGCTGTAGCCGAGGAGAAACCGACTGAGCCGGAAGTGGTTGGTAAGAAGGAGGCGAAAGAGGTCAAGGAAGGTAAATAG